The Starkeya sp. ORNL1 DNA window GAACCGTCGACCATCGGCACCATGGTTTCCTCAGGCTGCGTGCGCCTCATCAACCAGGACATCATCGATCTCTATCGGCGGGTGCCGGTCGACTCGAAGGTCGTCGTGCTGCCGTCCGGAAACGCCGCCACAAGCTGAGGATTGCATCGTCGACGATGCGATTTGCGTCCGGGGCGCGCCTGTGTATGGTCGCGCCCCGACCACGCCCGCTCAAGAGTCCCCCCCATGGCGCGAGACCAGATCGACACGCAGCCGATAGAGAGCCGCGACGAACTCGTCGGCTGGCTGGAAGCCGGCAACAAGGCGGCTGACCGCTTCCGCATCGGCACCGAACACGAGAAATTTCCCTTTACGCTTCTGGGCCATGACCCCGTTCCCTATGAGGGCGACTGCGGCATCCGTGCACTGCTCGAAGGCATGCAGGCGCTCAACGACTGGGAGCCGATCATGGAGGGCTCCACCATCATCGGGCTCGCCGACACGATCGGTGGCGGCGCGATCTCGTTGGAACCTGGCGGGCAGTTCGAGCTCTCCGGCGCGCCGCTTCTCACCATCCACGAGACCTGTGCCGAGGTGAACGGCCATCTCGACCAGGTTCGCGACGTGGCGACACCGCTCGGCGTCGGCTTCCTCGGCCTCGGCATGAGCCCGAAATGGACGCTGGCCGAGACCCCGGTGATGCCCAAGGGCCGCTACAGGATCATGGCGAACTACATGCCGAAGGTCGGCTCGCACGGCCTCGACATGATGTTCCGCACCTGCACCGTGCAGGTGAATCTCGATTTCGCCTCCGAGCCGGACATGGTGAAGAAGCTGCGGGTCGGGCTCGCACTGCAGCCGATCGCCACCGCTCTGTTCGCCAATTCGCCCTTCACCGAAGGCAAGCCGAACGGCTTCCTCTCCTTCCGCTCGGAGATCTGGCGCGATACCGACAACAACCGCGCCGGCATGCTGCCCTTCGCCTTCGAGGACGGCATGGGCTTCGAGCGTTATGTCGATTACGCGCTCGACGTGCCGATGTATTTCATCAAGCGCGGTGATCATTACATCGACGTCGCCGGCTCCTCGTTCCGCGACCTCCTCGCCGGCAGGCACCCGGCCGTACCCGGCGAGACCGCCACCGTCTCGGACTGGGCGAACCATCTTTCGACGATTTTCCCCGAGGTTCGGCTGAAGCGGTACCTCGAAATGCGCGGCGCCGATGGCGGGCCGTGGGCCAAGCTCTGCGCCCTGCCGGCGCTGTGGACCGGGCTGCTCTATGACGCGGCGAGTCTCGACGCCGCCTGGGAACTGGCCAAGGGCTGGACGGCGGAACAGCGCCAGAAGCTGCGCGACGACGTGCCGACGCTCGGCTTCAAGGCGGAGATCGGCGGGCGCAGCGTGCTGGAGGTCGCCCGCGACGTGGTGGCCATCGCCCGCGCCGGTCTGGCACGGCGCGACTATCGCGACAGCCAGGGCCGCGACGAGACCCGCTTCCTCGTCACGCTGGAAGATGGCCTGGCTCGCGGCAAGACCCCGGCCGAATGCCTGCTGGATCGCTTCCACGGCGCGTGGGGCGGCTCGGTCGACCCGGTGTTCGACGAGGATGCTTATTGAGGGTGCTCTGCGTGAGCATCCTTCGAGGCTCGCTGCACTCGCACCTCAGGATGAGGT harbors:
- a CDS encoding glutamate--cysteine ligase, whose amino-acid sequence is MARDQIDTQPIESRDELVGWLEAGNKAADRFRIGTEHEKFPFTLLGHDPVPYEGDCGIRALLEGMQALNDWEPIMEGSTIIGLADTIGGGAISLEPGGQFELSGAPLLTIHETCAEVNGHLDQVRDVATPLGVGFLGLGMSPKWTLAETPVMPKGRYRIMANYMPKVGSHGLDMMFRTCTVQVNLDFASEPDMVKKLRVGLALQPIATALFANSPFTEGKPNGFLSFRSEIWRDTDNNRAGMLPFAFEDGMGFERYVDYALDVPMYFIKRGDHYIDVAGSSFRDLLAGRHPAVPGETATVSDWANHLSTIFPEVRLKRYLEMRGADGGPWAKLCALPALWTGLLYDAASLDAAWELAKGWTAEQRQKLRDDVPTLGFKAEIGGRSVLEVARDVVAIARAGLARRDYRDSQGRDETRFLVTLEDGLARGKTPAECLLDRFHGAWGGSVDPVFDEDAY